From the Acaryochloris thomasi RCC1774 genome, one window contains:
- the nrtS gene encoding nitrate/nitrite transporter NrtS, with the protein MLQAIYAALTNPRYRSKALRVALVVGSLLFAINHGSALVEGRMKRDRWISAVLTYCVPYLVSIHGQSTGAQAAHKS; encoded by the coding sequence GTGCTTCAAGCTATTTATGCCGCTCTAACAAACCCTCGCTATCGTTCTAAAGCACTGCGGGTGGCTTTGGTGGTGGGATCACTTCTGTTTGCAATTAATCATGGGTCAGCTTTGGTTGAGGGGCGAATGAAACGAGATCGCTGGATTTCTGCGGTCTTAACCTACTGTGTCCCTTATCTCGTTAGCATTCACGGCCAAAGCACAGGTGCTCAAGCCGCTCACAAAAGTTGA
- a CDS encoding alternative oxidase: MIRLLVGVLVFVLKNIYRDRPIPRFYVLETVARVPYFSYLSVLHLYETIGVWRRADWLKVHFAESWNELHHLLIMEELGGNQQWIDRFLARHVALLYYWIIVGLYVVSPRSAYRFMELVEEEAYHTYDQFLSANEADLKNQPAPQIAIGYYRDGDLYLFDEFQTSQPPESRRPAVDTLYDVFVAIRDDEMEHVKTMVACQAMEEQSSLKSPHTHLPIENPHTDLPAAQVESVDVRQ, encoded by the coding sequence ATGATTCGATTGCTGGTCGGTGTCTTGGTCTTCGTCTTGAAAAATATTTATCGAGATCGCCCCATTCCACGCTTCTATGTATTAGAAACAGTCGCTCGTGTCCCCTATTTCTCCTACCTTTCCGTTTTGCACCTCTATGAAACCATTGGGGTCTGGCGGCGGGCGGACTGGCTAAAAGTTCACTTTGCTGAATCCTGGAATGAGCTTCACCACCTTCTGATTATGGAAGAACTGGGCGGCAATCAACAGTGGATAGATCGATTCCTGGCTCGCCATGTGGCCCTGCTGTACTACTGGATTATTGTGGGTCTATATGTTGTCTCGCCGCGCTCTGCCTATCGCTTCATGGAGCTGGTCGAGGAAGAAGCATATCACACCTACGATCAGTTTTTGAGCGCTAATGAAGCTGACCTGAAAAACCAACCGGCTCCTCAAATTGCAATCGGCTATTACCGCGATGGCGATCTTTATCTGTTCGATGAATTTCAAACGTCCCAGCCGCCTGAGTCACGTCGCCCCGCAGTAGACACCCTCTATGACGTATTTGTTGCCATTCGTGATGATGAGATGGAGCATGTCAAAACAATGGTGGCCTGTCAGGCAATGGAAGAGCAGTCCAGTCTCAAGAGTCCCCATACTCATCTGCCTATCGAGAATCCGCACACCGATCTTCCCGCAGCGCAAGTGGAATCTGTTGACGTTCGGCAATAG
- a CDS encoding DUF1206 domain-containing protein translates to MKSNTGSWIERLARLGYAAKGIVYITIGALSTLAALNMGGGTTGSSGALETIAQQPFGQILLGVVAVGLAGYALWRFVQAGLDPEHRDSTGAKGIFRRLGYAVNGVAYAGVTLTAVQLLLGNNQSSDSGSSAQTWVAKLMSQPFGEWLVGTGGAFMIGLGVYFFYRAFTVKFREKLKLREMSQTEKLWATRVGVLGISARGIVFIVIGGFLIQAARRADPSEVRSSEGALEVLQQSQPFGSLLFLFVAAGLIAYGVHMLVQARYRRIEPE, encoded by the coding sequence ATGAAAAGCAATACTGGGTCGTGGATAGAGCGGCTAGCGCGTCTGGGCTATGCCGCGAAAGGCATTGTTTACATAACCATTGGTGCTTTATCAACGTTAGCGGCGCTGAACATGGGCGGCGGAACCACTGGATCGAGCGGTGCGTTAGAAACGATTGCTCAACAGCCCTTTGGACAGATTTTGCTGGGTGTTGTAGCTGTCGGATTGGCTGGCTATGCGCTATGGCGGTTTGTTCAAGCAGGTTTGGACCCTGAACATCGCGATAGCACGGGGGCAAAGGGAATCTTTCGACGCCTGGGCTATGCCGTTAATGGGGTGGCCTATGCTGGGGTGACGCTCACGGCGGTTCAGCTTTTATTAGGCAACAACCAGAGTAGCGATAGCGGCAGTTCGGCTCAGACATGGGTCGCTAAGCTCATGTCACAGCCTTTTGGGGAATGGCTGGTGGGCACGGGTGGTGCTTTCATGATTGGCTTAGGTGTGTATTTTTTCTACCGAGCCTTTACTGTCAAATTTCGTGAAAAGTTGAAGCTAAGAGAGATGAGCCAGACGGAGAAACTTTGGGCGACGCGCGTTGGCGTATTGGGAATCTCAGCCCGAGGGATTGTGTTTATCGTGATTGGTGGTTTTCTGATCCAGGCCGCGCGTCGGGCTGACCCGAGTGAAGTTCGTTCTTCGGAAGGTGCCCTTGAGGTGCTGCAGCAGAGTCAGCCTTTTGGCTCCTTGTTGTTTTTGTTCGTTGCTGCTGGTCTGATCGCCTATGGCGTTCATATGCTTGTGCAGGCCCGCTATCGTCGAATCGAACCGGAGTAG
- the lipA gene encoding lipoyl synthase, translating to MNGPSINTWRLLQESRNLAKVALRDIRDTNILETTQVERLPSWLKRPIGKASELSTVQQIVKRHQIHTICEEGRCPNRSECYAQKTATFLLMGPVCTRSCAFCQVDKGHAPQPLDSQEPQKVADSVKLLGLNYVVLTSVNRDDLEDQGSGWFAATMAEINKVMPQTQIEVLTPDFRGDRNCIKTVVNAGPVCYNHNLETVRRLQGPVRRGAKYERSLDVLKAVKEFAPHIATKSGLMLGLGETEAEILETLGELRGVGCDRITLGQYMRPSLDHLPVQKYWHPDEFDHLGSVARSMGFSHVRSGPLVRSSYHAGEEQ from the coding sequence ATGAATGGTCCCTCAATCAATACTTGGCGTCTCCTGCAGGAGAGTAGAAACCTTGCTAAGGTAGCCCTGAGAGATATTAGAGATACAAACATCTTGGAAACTACGCAGGTTGAGCGACTTCCGTCTTGGTTGAAGCGTCCCATCGGTAAAGCCAGTGAGCTATCGACGGTGCAGCAGATTGTGAAGCGGCATCAAATTCACACCATTTGTGAAGAGGGGCGCTGCCCCAATCGCAGTGAATGCTATGCCCAAAAAACGGCAACTTTTCTGTTGATGGGACCCGTCTGCACTCGCTCCTGTGCCTTTTGTCAGGTTGATAAAGGCCATGCACCTCAGCCTTTGGATTCTCAGGAACCTCAGAAAGTTGCTGATTCTGTAAAGCTGCTGGGGCTAAACTATGTGGTTTTGACCTCTGTAAATCGAGATGACCTAGAAGATCAGGGATCCGGCTGGTTTGCCGCCACAATGGCAGAAATTAATAAGGTCATGCCTCAGACTCAAATTGAGGTGTTGACGCCGGATTTTAGGGGCGATCGCAACTGCATTAAAACTGTCGTCAACGCAGGCCCCGTCTGCTACAACCACAATCTTGAAACCGTCCGTCGTCTTCAGGGCCCCGTGCGTCGAGGGGCCAAATATGAACGATCTCTGGATGTCCTCAAAGCAGTTAAGGAATTTGCGCCCCATATTGCCACTAAGTCAGGACTGATGTTGGGCTTAGGGGAAACAGAGGCAGAGATTCTGGAAACGCTGGGAGAGTTGAGAGGGGTGGGTTGCGATCGCATCACCCTCGGCCAGTATATGCGTCCTTCTTTAGATCACTTGCCCGTTCAGAAATACTGGCATCCCGACGAATTTGATCATCTCGGATCAGTAGCTAGATCAATGGGCTTTAGCCACGTTCGTTCCGGCCCACTTGTGCGCAGCTCTTACCACGCAGGCGAAGAGCAATAG
- a CDS encoding TetR/AcrR family transcriptional regulator, translated as MTEHSHSSSHLRRRPKQQRGKERVEKILDAAAAIFDEVGYDAATTHQIADKAETAVGSLYQFFPHKAAIFNAMELRHVERAKVFWAQITTPEVVQLPLRQMIQVLMRSVSELFEHPVSRIVFIQFYTAREIFQSIDEGMTQEAINVLASILEQRNSHLGKDKASLIAEVCVHGTNAIILAALRNPDIQHRQRMTEQMEDLMVSYLEPHIGDHLVENVMKVMKCPHCRSRQISKNGSRRGKQCYLCKDCGKQFVESVMLKATQDTLQ; from the coding sequence ATGACAGAACATTCGCATTCGTCAAGTCATTTACGGCGGCGACCCAAACAACAGCGAGGGAAGGAGCGCGTCGAAAAGATTCTGGATGCAGCGGCAGCAATCTTCGATGAGGTTGGGTATGATGCTGCGACGACGCATCAAATCGCAGATAAAGCTGAGACAGCGGTTGGATCGCTCTATCAGTTTTTTCCTCATAAGGCCGCAATCTTCAATGCAATGGAGCTACGGCATGTGGAGCGGGCGAAAGTTTTCTGGGCACAGATTACGACACCTGAAGTCGTTCAACTCCCGCTCAGGCAAATGATTCAGGTTTTGATGCGATCGGTGAGCGAACTCTTTGAACATCCTGTCTCGCGGATTGTATTTATCCAGTTTTATACCGCCCGTGAGATTTTCCAGTCTATTGATGAAGGGATGACCCAAGAGGCCATAAATGTTCTCGCTAGCATTCTTGAACAGCGCAACTCTCATCTAGGTAAAGATAAAGCGAGTCTGATTGCTGAAGTCTGTGTGCATGGTACAAATGCCATCATTCTGGCGGCATTGCGTAATCCAGACATCCAGCACCGTCAGCGCATGACTGAGCAGATGGAAGATTTGATGGTGTCGTATCTAGAGCCACACATTGGGGATCATCTCGTCGAGAATGTAATGAAAGTAATGAAATGCCCGCATTGTCGATCGAGGCAGATCTCTAAAAATGGATCTCGGCGAGGCAAACAGTGCTATCTCTGCAAAGACTGCGGCAAGCAATTTGTCGAGTCAGTGATGCTGAAGGCGACTCAGGATACCTTGCAATAG
- a CDS encoding PAS domain S-box protein: MLDTSYSPSFFIPHGHCYLWKPELVGLHVISDALVAIAYFSIPCMLVYFVYQRKDLMYSRVFVLFGAFILACGTTHLLEIWTLWNPDYWISGFAKAVTAIISVMTAIQLLFVVPQALALKSPAELEKVNRALTFSMAERQRIEAELTDSQQLFQNAFDYAPIGKALVDLDGSWLKVNSALCELTGYSEAELLQTTFQAITHPEDLDKDLNYVQHMFLGEISRYEMEKRYFHKDGQVIWALLSVSTVYGPEGHPQYFVSQIQDITARKQYEADLQILNEDLEARIQERTADLEQTYIRLQESQAEYQDLYENAPDMYVSVDAESKKILRCNQTLTNALGYTKTEILDRRIFDVYHPACLPDVEVAFQQFVQTGRVQDAQLQLQRKDGSQMDVSLNVHAIRDQQGQVVQSRSSWRDITVRKQLERQLQQAKEDLENRVKERTQELLTANQLLQQEVQDRRQAEASLKQSQEQLELALEASGAAWWNWDIETGALNLSPQYFTMLGYTDQQGKGNYLTWENLVHPDDLPWVQNILAAHLKDASTPYAFDYRMLTESGAWKWIANLGKVVERDGQNQPSRMAGVHLDISDRKAVEEELHQLNHELSRSNQELGQFAYVASHDLQEPLRKIKSFTELLFKRYPGEGDEKAERYMNHIMDGTSRMQVLIRDLLTYSRVGRAELNVQPTDLNTILADIQSDLTHIITERQVQIESQPLPTLPADPSQMRQLFQNLVSNAIKYCQAEIPKIQIRAVQSDAIWTFSVQDNGIGIAPEYADRIFIIFQRLHNREAYSGTGIGLAVCKKIIERHGGKIWLSESSEPGATFMFTLSTQRKLDSHHQEVTLAAVEVSA; encoded by the coding sequence ATGCTGGATACTTCCTACTCTCCGAGCTTTTTTATCCCCCATGGCCATTGCTATCTCTGGAAACCAGAGTTAGTTGGGCTGCATGTGATCTCGGATGCGCTAGTTGCGATCGCATATTTTTCTATCCCTTGCATGCTGGTTTACTTCGTCTATCAGCGAAAAGACTTGATGTATTCCAGAGTATTCGTACTGTTCGGAGCCTTTATTCTTGCCTGCGGTACCACTCATCTTTTAGAAATCTGGACGTTATGGAATCCTGACTACTGGATATCAGGCTTTGCGAAAGCCGTGACTGCCATTATTTCAGTGATGACCGCGATTCAGCTTTTGTTTGTTGTCCCCCAAGCCTTAGCGCTCAAGAGTCCTGCGGAGCTGGAAAAAGTCAACCGCGCCCTAACGTTCTCTATGGCAGAGCGACAACGCATTGAAGCAGAATTAACAGATAGCCAGCAGCTTTTCCAAAATGCCTTTGACTATGCCCCCATTGGCAAAGCACTCGTTGACCTAGACGGAAGCTGGCTAAAGGTCAATTCAGCCCTTTGTGAACTCACTGGCTATTCAGAGGCAGAGCTGTTACAAACGACCTTTCAAGCCATCACCCACCCTGAGGATCTAGACAAAGACTTGAATTATGTACAGCATATGTTCTTGGGGGAAATCAGCCGCTATGAAATGGAAAAACGCTATTTTCACAAGGATGGGCAGGTAATCTGGGCACTCCTAAGCGTATCCACAGTTTATGGACCGGAGGGACATCCACAATACTTTGTCTCTCAGATTCAAGATATTACCGCCCGTAAGCAGTACGAAGCCGACCTACAAATTCTTAATGAGGATTTAGAAGCGAGAATTCAGGAACGAACTGCGGATCTTGAGCAGACCTACATTCGGTTGCAGGAGTCTCAGGCAGAATATCAAGATCTCTACGAAAATGCGCCCGACATGTACGTCTCTGTTGATGCGGAGAGCAAAAAAATTCTTCGCTGTAACCAGACCCTAACGAACGCACTGGGCTATACCAAGACTGAAATATTGGATCGAAGGATTTTTGACGTCTATCACCCTGCTTGTCTACCAGACGTTGAAGTGGCCTTTCAGCAATTCGTCCAAACCGGAAGAGTGCAAGATGCGCAACTTCAGCTCCAGCGTAAAGACGGTAGTCAGATGGATGTTAGCCTCAATGTGCATGCTATCCGCGATCAACAGGGACAGGTTGTTCAAAGTCGATCAAGCTGGCGAGATATCACTGTGCGAAAGCAGCTCGAACGACAGCTCCAGCAAGCAAAGGAAGACCTAGAAAATCGAGTCAAAGAGCGCACGCAAGAGCTGCTCACAGCCAACCAGTTACTGCAGCAAGAGGTACAGGATCGACGACAAGCTGAAGCAAGTCTAAAACAGAGCCAAGAACAGCTAGAGCTGGCACTAGAGGCATCGGGTGCAGCCTGGTGGAATTGGGATATCGAGACTGGCGCACTTAACCTGAGTCCTCAGTACTTCACAATGCTGGGCTATACGGATCAACAAGGCAAAGGAAATTATTTGACTTGGGAAAACCTAGTCCATCCCGATGATTTACCCTGGGTTCAAAATATTCTTGCGGCTCACCTTAAAGATGCCTCTACTCCCTATGCCTTTGACTATCGAATGCTGACGGAATCCGGCGCATGGAAATGGATTGCCAACCTCGGGAAAGTGGTTGAGCGAGATGGGCAGAATCAGCCCTCACGCATGGCTGGCGTACACCTTGATATTAGCGATCGCAAAGCAGTAGAAGAAGAGCTACACCAGCTCAACCACGAACTCTCACGCTCAAATCAAGAACTGGGCCAATTCGCCTACGTTGCCTCCCATGATCTTCAAGAACCCCTGCGTAAGATTAAAAGCTTCACTGAACTTCTGTTTAAACGCTACCCAGGAGAAGGAGATGAAAAAGCAGAGCGCTACATGAACCATATTATGGACGGCACCAGCCGAATGCAGGTGTTGATCCGCGATCTGCTGACCTACTCTCGGGTCGGACGGGCAGAGCTCAATGTTCAGCCCACTGATCTGAACACGATCTTGGCGGATATTCAGTCCGATCTGACTCATATCATTACAGAACGACAGGTCCAAATTGAATCTCAGCCCTTGCCGACCTTACCTGCAGATCCGTCGCAAATGCGGCAGTTATTTCAAAATCTGGTGAGCAACGCGATCAAGTACTGTCAGGCTGAGATTCCGAAGATTCAAATTCGAGCGGTTCAATCTGATGCAATCTGGACTTTCTCTGTTCAAGACAACGGCATTGGTATTGCTCCTGAGTATGCAGACCGCATCTTTATCATTTTTCAGCGCCTCCACAATCGTGAAGCCTATTCTGGCACTGGAATTGGTTTAGCCGTCTGCAAAAAGATTATCGAACGACATGGGGGAAAGATTTGGTTGAGCGAGTCCTCGGAGCCAGGAGCTACCTTCATGTTCACACTCTCAACCCAGCGAAAACTGGATTCACACCACCAAGAGGTGACTCTAGCTGCTGTTGAGGTCAGCGCATAA
- a CDS encoding phosphoketolase family protein → MIQAAPQAISSLNPLTDAELHKIDAYWHACNYLAVGMIYLRDNPLLKESLQSSQIKHRLLGHWGASPALSFTYIHCNRLIKKYDLDMIFMAGPGHGAPGVLGPVYLEGTYSEIYPDKSEDAEGMQRFFKQFSFPGFIGSHVTPETPGSIHEGGELGYSVSHAYGAVLDNPDLIVTCVVGDGESETGPLATSWHSNKFINPARDGAVLPVLNLNGYKIANPTILARISHEELECLFKGYGYTPYFVEGKNPAEMHQKMAAVMEECVLKIREVQQEARTTGKIERPRWPMIVLRTPKGWTGPQEVDGKKVEDFWRSHQVPMGGMHDNPDHLRKLEEWMRGYKPEELFDENGTLIPELKELAPMGNRRMGSNPHANGGLLRKALKLPNFHDLAINIGEQHGTVEFENTKALGLFMREIMRDNPDNFRLMGPDETASNRLQDVYQVTKKVWMADMYPEDEDGTELSRDGRVMEMLSEHTLQGWLETYLLTGRHGLFHTYEAFAHVVDSMFNQHAKWLNICRNHVPWRRSVSSLNILLSSLVWRQDHNGFSHQDPGYVDLVTNKSPDVVRLYFPPDANCLLSVADHCFRSVDYINVIISDKQKHLQYLSIDEAVAHCTKGIGIWDWASNDDCGIEPDEPDVVMACCGDIPTMESLAATAILREEFPWLKVRFVNVVDLFKLVSEGEHPHGLSDRDFDSLFTRDKPMIFNFHGYPWLIHKLVYRRSNQERIHVRGYKEQGNINTPLELAIKNEVDRFNLVIDVIDRVPKLGSAAGHAKERMRNKIIECLAYAHTHGKDQDEIVDWRWPYSEMCE, encoded by the coding sequence ATGATTCAGGCTGCTCCACAAGCTATTTCTTCGCTCAACCCATTGACGGACGCTGAATTGCACAAAATTGATGCCTACTGGCATGCCTGCAACTATCTTGCCGTTGGTATGATTTATCTTCGAGATAATCCTCTGCTAAAAGAATCTCTCCAGTCTTCACAGATAAAACATCGCTTACTCGGTCACTGGGGCGCTTCCCCCGCCCTTAGCTTTACCTACATTCACTGCAATCGGTTAATCAAAAAATACGACCTCGACATGATCTTCATGGCAGGTCCCGGCCATGGTGCGCCTGGAGTCCTCGGACCGGTCTACCTCGAAGGCACCTATTCGGAAATCTACCCCGACAAAAGCGAAGATGCTGAGGGCATGCAGCGCTTTTTCAAGCAGTTCTCCTTCCCTGGCTTTATTGGCAGTCATGTCACCCCCGAAACGCCAGGGTCAATTCATGAAGGGGGCGAACTGGGCTACAGCGTTTCCCATGCCTACGGTGCAGTTTTGGATAACCCCGATCTGATTGTGACCTGCGTGGTAGGCGACGGCGAATCAGAAACAGGACCATTAGCAACCTCTTGGCATTCTAATAAGTTCATCAATCCGGCCCGTGATGGTGCCGTGCTGCCGGTTTTGAATCTGAACGGCTATAAAATTGCCAACCCCACGATTCTGGCCCGGATCTCCCATGAGGAACTGGAGTGTTTGTTCAAGGGCTATGGCTACACGCCCTATTTTGTTGAGGGTAAGAATCCGGCGGAGATGCATCAGAAAATGGCTGCGGTCATGGAGGAGTGCGTTCTCAAGATTCGAGAAGTGCAGCAAGAAGCCCGCACCACGGGCAAGATTGAACGCCCTCGTTGGCCGATGATTGTCTTGCGGACTCCGAAGGGCTGGACGGGGCCTCAAGAAGTGGACGGAAAGAAGGTCGAAGACTTTTGGCGATCGCATCAAGTCCCGATGGGCGGAATGCACGACAACCCCGATCACCTCCGCAAGCTCGAAGAGTGGATGCGCGGCTACAAACCGGAAGAGCTATTTGATGAAAACGGGACGCTGATTCCAGAGCTGAAAGAACTGGCACCTATGGGAAATCGCCGCATGGGATCTAATCCCCACGCTAACGGAGGGTTGCTGCGGAAGGCGCTGAAGCTGCCCAACTTCCATGACCTTGCCATCAATATTGGAGAGCAACACGGCACCGTCGAGTTTGAGAATACTAAAGCACTAGGCCTATTCATGCGGGAGATCATGCGGGATAACCCTGATAACTTCCGGTTAATGGGACCAGATGAGACAGCCTCGAATCGTCTCCAGGACGTGTATCAAGTCACCAAGAAAGTTTGGATGGCAGACATGTATCCCGAAGACGAAGACGGGACTGAACTGTCTCGGGACGGTCGGGTCATGGAAATGCTCAGTGAGCATACGCTGCAGGGGTGGCTAGAGACCTACCTACTCACCGGACGTCACGGCCTATTTCATACCTATGAAGCCTTTGCCCATGTGGTCGATTCAATGTTTAATCAGCATGCTAAATGGCTGAATATTTGTCGCAATCATGTTCCCTGGCGGAGATCCGTCTCATCCTTGAATATCTTGTTGTCGTCACTGGTATGGCGACAGGACCATAACGGCTTCAGCCACCAGGATCCAGGCTATGTAGATTTAGTAACCAACAAGAGTCCAGATGTGGTGCGGCTTTACTTCCCGCCGGATGCGAACTGTTTGCTATCGGTGGCAGATCACTGTTTCCGCAGCGTGGATTATATCAACGTAATCATCTCGGACAAGCAGAAACACCTACAGTATCTGTCGATAGATGAGGCGGTTGCCCACTGCACAAAGGGCATCGGTATTTGGGATTGGGCCAGTAATGATGACTGCGGAATCGAGCCGGATGAACCCGATGTGGTGATGGCCTGCTGTGGCGATATCCCGACGATGGAATCGTTAGCGGCGACAGCGATTTTGCGGGAAGAATTTCCCTGGCTTAAGGTGCGATTTGTGAACGTAGTGGATTTATTCAAATTGGTGTCTGAAGGGGAGCATCCCCACGGTTTATCTGATCGAGACTTTGACTCTCTGTTTACCCGCGATAAGCCGATGATCTTCAACTTCCATGGCTATCCCTGGTTGATTCACAAGCTGGTTTATCGTCGCTCTAATCAAGAACGAATTCATGTACGGGGCTATAAAGAGCAGGGCAATATCAATACGCCACTAGAGTTGGCAATTAAGAATGAAGTGGATCGCTTTAATTTAGTCATTGATGTGATTGACCGAGTGCCAAAGCTAGGATCTGCGGCAGGCCACGCAAAAGAGCGGATGCGGAATAAAATCATCGAGTGTTTGGCCTATGCTCATACGCATGGCAAGGACCAAGATGAGATTGTCGACTGGAGGTGGCCCTACTCTGAGATGTGTGAATAG
- a CDS encoding winged helix-turn-helix transcriptional regulator yields the protein MSKMQDCQNVQCPIEFTLDVLGGKWAIPILRELFDGTRRTHQLLDALPGISSKTLMVRLRELERHGLVERQVFAEVPLHVEYSITDKGQQVQPVLSALYQVGQLWLEQQDCYCPLSEKVS from the coding sequence ATGAGCAAAATGCAGGACTGCCAAAACGTGCAGTGCCCGATTGAGTTCACCCTAGATGTGTTGGGGGGAAAATGGGCTATCCCGATTCTGCGAGAGTTATTTGATGGAACCCGCCGTACGCATCAATTGCTAGATGCATTGCCGGGTATCAGCAGCAAAACCTTGATGGTTCGTCTCAGAGAGCTAGAACGCCACGGCCTTGTCGAACGGCAGGTCTTTGCAGAGGTTCCGCTACACGTAGAGTATTCCATCACTGACAAGGGGCAACAGGTTCAGCCGGTTCTATCTGCGCTCTATCAAGTGGGGCAATTGTGGCTTGAACAGCAGGATTGCTATTGTCCTCTGAGTGAGAAAGTGAGCTAG
- a CDS encoding Rieske 2Fe-2S domain-containing protein — protein sequence MRSMLPGAPWLLAHKSMLAENQPRRVSLYGNDYVLWKDASQKIHALPNTCPHMGAMLSEGWCESLHPAVSDTSGIVCPFHALKFDGAGCTVLPGSEKKTAPQLQPLELIVQGDFIWSYGGHEPQRPIPSVMNEIAKTYRFIGHTADCSVETELLPMLLNMHDYNHQNGTHRDLFRITQVNFHQFIDQGHQSHAYFDTPTESYRLVEKLRKPDLFLLPETIQAHLENHFPSLVIFHGEMPLGKAAQCHFFVPEAENRTRTYILLFGQAKHPLFNLLGKTYLNFGKVVVEQDTDILGKLYPDAPQKIRLNNEVGMDWVKRNFADFPEIVEPNLSKS from the coding sequence ATGCGATCTATGCTTCCCGGTGCGCCATGGCTGTTGGCGCACAAATCTATGCTGGCCGAGAATCAGCCTCGCAGAGTATCGCTCTATGGGAATGATTATGTGCTCTGGAAAGATGCTTCTCAAAAGATTCATGCATTGCCCAATACCTGTCCTCATATGGGTGCAATGTTGTCGGAAGGATGGTGTGAATCATTACATCCTGCAGTATCTGATACCTCTGGTATCGTTTGCCCTTTTCATGCTCTCAAGTTTGATGGAGCAGGATGTACTGTTTTGCCGGGGTCTGAAAAGAAAACGGCACCTCAGCTACAGCCGCTAGAACTCATCGTTCAGGGAGATTTCATTTGGTCCTATGGTGGACACGAGCCTCAGAGGCCGATTCCCTCGGTCATGAATGAAATCGCCAAAACCTATCGCTTTATTGGCCATACCGCAGACTGCAGCGTTGAGACCGAGCTGCTTCCCATGCTGCTGAATATGCATGACTACAACCATCAAAACGGAACCCATCGGGATCTCTTTCGCATTACTCAAGTCAACTTTCATCAATTCATCGATCAGGGGCACCAATCTCATGCCTATTTCGATACACCAACAGAGTCCTATCGCTTAGTCGAAAAACTGAGAAAGCCAGATTTGTTCTTGCTGCCTGAGACTATTCAAGCTCATTTAGAGAATCACTTCCCGTCACTGGTCATTTTTCACGGCGAAATGCCTCTCGGGAAAGCAGCGCAGTGTCACTTTTTTGTTCCAGAAGCTGAGAACCGAACCCGCACCTACATTCTGCTCTTTGGTCAGGCCAAGCATCCACTCTTTAATCTTTTGGGCAAGACATATCTCAACTTCGGAAAAGTGGTTGTGGAGCAAGATACCGATATTCTCGGCAAGCTCTACCCTGACGCTCCTCAGAAGATCAGGCTCAACAATGAGGTAGGGATGGATTGGGTTAAGCGAAATTTCGCAGACTTCCCGGAGATAGTGGAGCCTAATTTATCTAAATCTTGA